One genomic region from Athalia rosae chromosome 3, iyAthRosa1.1, whole genome shotgun sequence encodes:
- the LOC105690601 gene encoding leucine-rich repeat-containing protein 28-like isoform X3: MDCSEVQYLPMFVINYPTLQMVNEVKEKFILHWNYRGFTKLPEVVRNYGAHIEEVYLKYNLLSNLPLWIAEMSNITNLYLHGNQIETVPDELGEVTHLTTLDLGNNKLKTLPPRIGKLQKLKVLLLNENSMRILPSEINRLKNLETLSVSGNKLVALPEWLGYLPSLQELIADHNCLIEIPNSLTLAPNLSTISICSNRLQHLPLNGFLAAPCIQFDNNSNLNYLSIPVSYQLSQQNHSFQNPRDILAYRCSRVVSNDDGFWIKSKLSIHLKVEILGQDGKDTTILKLPRQLVTVHNIDESSIPSLMELALRDIYCERGKPSCDRPA, translated from the exons ATGGACTGTTCTGAAGTACAATATCTTCCGATGTTTGTGATCA ATTATCCAACTTTACAAATGGTAAACGAagttaaagaaaaatttatcctgCATTGGAATTATCGGGGATTTACGAAATTACCGGAAGTAGTAAGGAACTACGGGGCTCACATCGAAGAAgtttatttgaaatataatcTCCTCAGTAATCTGCCACTATGGATTGCCGAAATGTCAAACATTACCAACTTGTATCTCCATGGCAACCAGATTGAAACTGTGCCTGATGAACTAGGGGAAGTAACTCATTTAACTACCCTTGACTTAGGTaacaataaattgaaaactttaCCCCCACGTATTGGAAAGCTTCAAAAGTTAAAGGTGCTTTTACTGAACGAAAACTCAATGAGAATTCTACCATCAG AGATAAacagattgaaaaatcttgagACATTGTCTGTGTCTGGAAATAAGTTAGTAGCATTGCCAGAATGGTTGGGCTATCTTCCCAGTTTACAGGAATTGATAGCAGACCACAATTGCCTTATTGAAATTCCAAATAGCTTGACTTTGGCCCCCAACCTTTCTACAATTTCCATCTGCTCCAACAG ATTGCAACACTTACCATTGAATGGATTTCTGGCGGCACCTTGTATACAGTTCGATAATAATTCCAATTTAAATTATCTTTCGATACCTGTAAGCTATCAATTAAGTCAACAAAATCATAGCTTTCAAAATCCAAGGGACATTCTAGCATACAG ATGCTCTAGGGTTGTAAGCAATGATGATGGTTTCTGGATAAAGTCCAAGCTGAGCATTCACCTCAAAGTAGAAATCTTGGGTCAAGACGGTAAGGACACGACTATCCTCAAACTACCTCGACAACTTGTTACTGTTCATAATATTGACGAGAGCAGTATTCCCTCATTGATGGAGCTTGCGCTGCGAGATATTTATTGTGAAAG AGGTAAACCGAGCTGTGATAGAC
- the LOC105690621 gene encoding ribosome maturation protein SBDS — translation MSKIFTPTNQIRLTNVAVVRMKKAGKRFEIACYRNKVVSWRTNLEKDIDEVLQTHTVFTNVSKGQVAKKEDLLKAFGKDDQTEVCKEILTKGELQVSDKERQSALDSMFKDIATTVSDKCVNPETKRPYPISMIEKAMKDVHFSVKPKRNAKQQALDVIPQLKAVMPLERAQMRLRVLISGKEARKLREKIVKHATTVENENWDGGNLNLVCLIDPGQYRDIDELVRTETKGSGILELINLKEITEGDELLE, via the exons ATGTCGAAGATTTTTACACCTACCAATCAAATAAGGTTAACCAACGTCGCAGTAGTACGTATGAAAAAAGCAGGAAAGAGATTTGAGATTGCCTGCTATCGAAATAAAGTCGTTTCATGGAGAACCAACTT GGAGAAAGACATAGATGAGGTACTGCAAACGCATACAGTCTTCACAAATGTGTCTAAGGGTCAAGTCGCAAAAAAGGAGGACCTCTTGAAAGCGTTTGGTAAAGATGATCAAACGGAAGTATGTAAGGAGATTCTAACAAAAGGAGAACTGCAAGTGTCGGACAAAGAAAGACAGTCTGCTTTGGATTCAATGTTCAAAGACATAGCCACTACTGTATCCGACAAGTGTGTAAACCCAGAAACAAAGCGTCCCTATCCAATATCAATGATTGAAAAAGCGATGAAAGATGTCCACTTCTCCGTGAAACCCAAGCGTAATGCTAAGCAACAGGCATTGGATGTCATCCCGCAGTTGAAAGCTGTCATGCCTCTAGAGAGAGCCCAAATGCGACTCAGGGTTCTGATATCTGGTAAAGAAGCTCGAAAACTCAGAGAAAAGATTGTCAAACATGCCACAACAGTTGAAAATGAGAACTGGGATGGAGGGAATTTGAATTTGGTTTGTCTTATCGACCCTGGGCAGTATAGAGATATTGATGAGCTGGTAAGAACGGAAACAAAGGGATCAGGAATATTGGAGCTGATCAACTTGAAAGAAATCACCGAAGGTGATGAACTGTTAGAATGA
- the LOC105690625 gene encoding corrinoid adenosyltransferase MMAB-like — protein sequence MEVIRIALRRTNLIYKASIPASSRNFSRCSSYSSNRATSTIPQEAVFLRDGESANSLIDTHDIKPKDDQIFNALGATDELSSYIGLAREFACESNVQHPYVDKLKRVQMVLFDLNYAISKSTPGKTKQFENKHTKDLEEWILEYTNQLPPAEDYIIPGGGKACASLHVAKTICRRAERSVIPLVRDGALDSEAQAYLNRLSDFLLTISRIAAKCDERTENIYIPRAEISEEK from the exons ATGGAGGTGATAAGAATTGCATTACGGAGAACAAATTTAATATACAAGGCTAGCATTCCGGCATCTTCTCGAAATTT CAGCAGATGTAGCAGCTACAGTAGTAACAGAGCAACATCAACTATACCTCAGGAGGCTGTATTTTTGAGGGATGGCGAATCTGCCAATAGTTTGATAGATACCCATGACATTAAACCAAAGGATGATCAAATCTTTAATGCTCTCGGAGCAACAGATGAACTATCATCCTATATTGG GCTGGCGAGAGAATTCGCATGCGAGAGTAACGTCCAACATCCCTATGTAGATAAGTTGAAAAGGGTACAGATGGTCCTCTTTGACTTAAATTATGCAATATCTAAATCAACTCCTGGAAAGacaaaacaatttgaaaataagcACACCAAAGATCTCGAAGAGTGGATTCTCGAGTATACGAATCAACTACCCCCAGCAGaagattatattatacct GGTGGAGGCAAGGCTTGTGCTTCCTTGCACGTTGCAAAAACAATCTGCAGACGTGCAGAAAGAAGTGTGATACCATTGGTGAGAGATGGAGCTCTAGATAGCGAGGCTCAAGCCTACCTGAACCGACTGTCAGATTTTCTCTTGACCATATCCCGTATTGCAGCAAAGTGTGATGAACgtactgaaaatatttatattccgCGTGCTGAAATCAGTGAGGAAAAGTAG